A genomic window from Eriocheir sinensis breed Jianghai 21 chromosome 9, ASM2467909v1, whole genome shotgun sequence includes:
- the LOC126995878 gene encoding histone H2B-like → MSTVSGGGVDLRFCCGLGERIPAARGFFALYSAAQDRRAGTAGRACQWERVPPRVPAIPRERRRHKGGIRGRPGNIRSPSGNEEADMPPKASGKAAKKAGKAQKAIAKGDKKKKRRRKESYSIYIYKVLKQVHPDTGVSSKAMSIMNSFVNDIFERIAAEASRLAHYNKRSTITSREIQTAVRLLLPGELAKHAVSEGTKAVTKYTSSK, encoded by the coding sequence atgtcgacagtgagtggtgggggcgtggacttgcgcttctgctgtgggctcggagagcgaatacctgccgctcgcggctttttcgccctatatagtgcagcgcaggatcggagggcggggacggccgggcgagcctgccaatgggagcgcgtgccgccacgcgtccccgcgatcccgagggagcggcgccgccataaagggggaatccgggggcggcccggcaacattcgctcgccgtctgggaacgaagaagcagacatgccccccaaagcatcaggaaaggccgccaagaaggctggcaaggcccagaaggccatcgccaagggtgacaagaagaagaagcgcaggaggaaggagagctactcgatctacatctacaaggtgctcaagcaggtccaccccgacaccggcgtctcctccaaggccatgtccatcatgaactccttcgtgaacgacatcttcgagcgcatcgccgccgaggcctctcgcctggcccattacaacaagcgctccaccatcaccagtcgggagatccagacggccgtccgtctcctcctgcccggtgagctggccaagcacgccgtgtccgaaggcaccaaggccgtcaccaagtacacctcctccaaataa